The sequence below is a genomic window from Draconibacterium halophilum.
CGCTCTCGTATTGCGGCTCAATAAAGGCATGACGTGCGTCTTCCGGGTGCTGATCAAGTAATTCGCGATAAGGTTTTGATGCATACATTTCGCCCCACCCCTGACTTTCAATATGGTTATACATCGATCCAATCGATTCCCAGCCACGGTCGTCCACATCTACAGTATGTTTTACTGCAAATATGGTTTCGGTATTTTGCTCGGGCAATTTTCTGAAGTAGGTTTTAAAAGCCTCGGTTCCTAAAAGCCGGTACCTGTCGGATTCAATTACTTTATTGGCGTAGTCTTTTGCTTTTTGCGCATAAATTAAATTGGGATTTTCGGGTGTTCCCGACATGTAAAGATACACGCGCGAAAGTAAGGCCTGCGCCACTTCTTTTGATGCATAAACATTGGATCTTTCAATTCCCATAAGCTCTTCGGCCAAAAGCAAATCTGCTATTATTTGTTCGTAAACTTTTTGTACAGTTCCGCGATTTGGCACATTTACAACCTCATCGTCAAACTTTATGGGAATTCCCAGGTTTGTTTCGGGATTCTGATAATAAGGCCTTCCAAAAGTATTTGTCAGATGAAACAGGGTTTGTGCCCTAAGAAAAAGATTTTCGCCTTTCAGCTGTTTTAGCTCCTCTGAAGCATCGTTATCGATGGACAAAATCACCTTGTTACAGCCTACAATTAGCTGGTACGCTTTTTCCCAGAAGAAAGTGGTTGAATTCATGGCCGGGAAATGTTGGTAGTTATAGCAATAAAACAAATGATCGCTGGTTGTTCCGCTTAACGAAACATTATCGCCGCCATACTCTCCAAAAAAATGAAAATTGCGCTGATAATAGGCATCTTTCAAGTAATTGTAATTTCCAACAGTTGCACCATTTAAGCCAATTATATCATCTTTAAGTTCCGACTCCGGAATACCATCGTAAGGCTGATAGTTAAGGTTACAGCTAGTAACACCGAATACAATCAGCAGGTATATAAATAATCTCTTTATCATCGTTAAGTCCATTAGCTGCATTAAAAGTTTATTTCCAATCCGAATATATATTTGCGTGTTACCGGATATAAAGTTCCTCCATACCCTTCAATACCCACTTCAGGATCCATCCCTGAGAAGTTCGTTGATGTCCAGATATTCTCTCCGGAAAGCTTAAGCACTGCACTGTTTAATCCAACTTTCCGGATAAACGAGCCCGTTAGAGAATATGATAAGCTCAGATAATTTAAGCGCAGGTAGCTTCCATCTTCCAAATAACGCGATGATGGTTTGTTCGACAGTTTATTGCCCAATAAAACCGGCCGGGGATGCGTAGCTATATCTCCCGGTTTTTCCCAACGGCTCCACCCTTCGTGTAATTTCATGGCGTTGTAAGTGGGGTAAGCTCCGTCGTTATCGAGCAGCTCGCGCAATTGGTGGTATATTTTATTGCCCCATACAAAGTTGAAGTTTGCATCCAGTTTAAAATGTTTATAAATGAAAGTATTCATAAAACCACCAAAATACCTGGGCGACGAGGTACCAACGTTTTGCAGGGTTGCCGCACTGTAATTCGATGTTTTTTCAATAATCTTTGAACCATCTTGAGCAATGGTAACTTTTTCCCACAAAGGATTACCGTTCGAGGCATCGACTCCTGCCCATTTTCGCAAGTACCAGGTGTTTATGTCCCAGCCTTCGCGAATAATTTTATTGCCCATCGAAATGTCTTTCCCATTGTTCAACTTCAATACTTTGTTTTTATTAAAACTCATATTAAGGCTTGCATTCCAGTTAAATGCAGACGACTTTACAATTTCGGCATCCCAACTAAACTCTACTCCCCGGTTTTGAATTGACCCAACATTGTCGGTATACCAATAAAAACCAGTTACCAGAGGAAGTGGAACATCTTGCAATAAGTTTTCTGTCTTTTTATTGTAGGCATCCAGTGTTAGATTTATCCTGTCAAACAATCGGGTATCAACTCCAAAATTGAAGTTTTTGTTCGATTCCCATGTAAGGTCGGGATTGGGTAGCCTGCGCGGAAATCCGCCTGGTTCGCCATTGTACTGTACCGTCATATTATAAAGTCCCAGAGCCACATAATCCGATATATTTGCATTTCCTACCGAACCATAACTTAGTCTTAGTTTTAAATTATTGATGCCTCCTAAGGATTGCATAAAGTTCTCTTTTGTGATAACCCACGATGTGCCTAGAGAATAAAAATCTCCGAATCGTTGATTGGCTCCAAATCTTGATGACCCGTCGCGACGATAGGAAAGCTGTACCATGTACTTGTTTTTGTACACGTATTGCGCATTCGACAATATGGATAAAAATGCCGATTTTGATTTTATTCCGGCAATCGATTTCGGTTCCGAAGCCCCGTTCAGTATTTCCAGCGAAGGGTAAATTCCTTTTCCTTCACCGTTCATCCCGTCGGAATACGATTGAGAATATTCGTAAGCCACAATTCCGAATATCGAATGATCGGTATAATCTGTTTTAAATCGAAAAATATTACTGGTTGACAAATCACGCATATACGAATAACTGTTATACAGTGTTCCCGAATCGGCTTGCCCTTCAGGTGTACGCGAATCTTCGAGTGCTTCAAATCTCGATGTGTATGTTTTTATCCTGTTGTTCGAAATAAATGTTAGCCAGTTGGTAAGTTTGTATTCAACCCCCAAATCGGTCATATATTGAGTGCTTCGGTTTTTAGTATAATTGTATTGCCGGGCATATAATGGATTCCACTGGTTTCGCCCATACCATTTCATGCCATCAATTTCAGTTCGCCCAACTTTTATTGTCCCATCATCAAAATAAGGGTTATCCCACGGTAGCAAAACGTAAGATCCGTATACCAGTTCGTTCTCGTTGTTAAAATTATTTTGGAAAATACCTTCTCCTTTCAACAGTAATTTTACTTTGTCTGATGCTTTATAATCGAGATTTATACGGCCCGAAAATTTTTCCCATTTGTGTCCACGTGCAACTCCTTCTTCATTAAAATACCCCAAACTGGTATAAACCATTGTTTTTTCTTGTCCGCCACTGTATGATAAATTATAGTCGTGAACAATTCCATTCTGAAAGGCAATATCCTGCCAATCGACACCATTTATTACACCTTCCGAACCTGCCGGAGGAAATTGGCCTGCAAGCTTTTCGCCATCCATCGACATGACATAATCGTGTAACTCCTGCCCATTCATCAGGTTTAAGTTACCATGATTAACCTGGGAAATTCCGGTACTTGTTTTTAACTTGAAACTTGACGTGTTTAGTTTCCCTGTTTTAGTACGAATCAAAATTATCCCATTTGAAGCGCGCGAACCATAAAGTGCAGCTGCGGCAGCATCCTTTAATACTGACACAGATTCGATATCGTTCGGGTTAATGTCAGGCGAATCTGTTCCAAAAATAACACCGTCGACCACCCAAAGTGGTTCGTTTGTGTAATTAATTGAACCTTCACCACGAATACGTAATGCAGGTTTTTCGCCCGGTACTCCTGATAAATTTGAGACCAGCAAACCAGTTACTTCGCCTTGTATTTGGTTCAATAGGTGCGGACTTGTAACTGTCATTAACTGTTCTTCATTTATTGCCTGAACGGAGCCTGTAAGCGTAGATGCAGTTTGGGTACCATAGGCAACAACAATTACCTCATCTATATTCCTGCTCGATTCGTCCATGGTAATGATTAGATTCTCCTGTCCGGAGTAATTTACTGTTTGTTTCTCCATCCCAATAAATGAGAATTCGAGAATTACAGGAGATCTAAATGCGTCGATGCTAAAAATACCCCGGTTATTAGTTACAGTACCCAAAACAGTACCGCTGATAACTACCGATACCCCGGGAAGCGGTAAGCCTGTTTTGTCAATTACTTTTCCTTTAATTGTTGTTTTCCCGCTGTTGGCTGCATTTGCATCGGTGGGGAAAATAATAACTGTTTGATCTTGTATGATAAAGTCCACCGGTTGCCCTTCGAAAAGAAGCGCTACTACTTCATCAATACTTTTGTTTTGAATGTTGAGATTAACTTTACGTTTAACATCCATTAAATTGTTGTTGTATAAAAAATAATACTGATTTTGGTCTTCAATTACCTGCAGTGCTTCTTGAATAGTTACATCAACCAGGTTAAGGCTAATGCGCATATTCTGCGAATTAACCTTTGTTGAAAGAAATGAGAGGGCTAGTAATGATGCTATAAAAATTACCAGTTTCATAATCTAAATCACTTTTAAAAAATAGAATTACGAGGAACGTCCTGTCACTCTACTTTTTTTATTATTTTTGATGTGAATTAGATTCAAAAAAGTTTATTGCCTGAGTGCAAGTCAGGTAAATTCAAACAGGGAAGAGTTCAATCTTCCCTGTTTTTTTGAATAAACTTAAAACCATTTCTATCTATTATTGCGCTCCTTTATAATGATTTTTCTTTTCGAATAAATACCGTTCTTGTTTTTTGAAGCTTGTATGATCGAGTAGTCTATAGGTGATGAGATACTTAATAAATTAAGAACCTGCTCAAGCGATTCGTTTATAAATGTTGCTGTAAAAATTAGTTCATTCAATTCTTCGTCAGCAATTTCAACATCTACATTGTACCAATTTTCCAGTTTTTGTACTACCGTTTCAATTCCATCCTCAAAAAATACAATTCGTCCATCTTTCCAGGCATTGTATTTATTCAAACTCCTTTCTTTATGAATTACGATATCCTTTTCTTTGTTATTGTAAACAGCCACTTCGTTTGGTGTTAATGAAACCAAAGCGTTATCATCGCCGGAATTTGCTTTAAGAAGACTTACTTTTCCTTCTTTTAGCGCTACGGTTAAATCCGGTGCATTTTCATAGGCCGAAACATTAAAAGCTGTTCCCAGCACTTTAACATCAAGCGCCGATGTTTGCACAACAAATGGTTTCTCTGCATTTTTTGTCACCTCGAAAAATGCTTCACCTACCAATTCGATTCTTCGTTCTTCCATGTTGTTGAAAGAGTTTGGATAGTGTATGCGGCTTCCCGAGTTTAACCAAACTTTGGTACCATCAGCAAGTTCAAATTCGGTTTGAGTGCCGTATGCTGTTGATATATCCTGATAGACAACGTGTTCTTTTTCAGGCACCGAAAAATAAGTGTACAAACCGGAAATTGTTATAGAAACCAACAGCACTGCCGCCACCTGCCTTGCAATAATCAGCCACCGCTTTTTCGAATCAGAAAACGAAATTCGCTTTTTCGTTTTTAGCAACGAATCTTCCACATCAATAACATCACCAACAACTAATTCCTCAGATTTCTTCCATAATTGTTGATAAGCCTCATAATCTTTGGCATTTTCTTCCGATTCAGCAATCCATTTATTGAGTTGTGATTTCTCATCTTTACTTAACTCTTCAAAAACAGACTTAGCAAGCAGGTGCTCGATATTTTTATTCGTATTGGTCATTAATTAAAATTGTATTACTTACATAAAGACGTATCCTGACTGTACACACCCTACACAAAAAATGTAATACATTACATATTAAGCAATTAAAATTATACAGACAATAAATAACTGTCCAAAATTATAATTCTTAATCAGAATACTTATGTCCTTACAAGCATTTTTTCCGGTACCAATTACTCTATGTTTAACTGCCCTTCCGAGTTTGCTTTATTTAGGTTATGCACTTTTGTTGTGCCGCCACCTTTTAGCGTTAATTCAACAGGTTTATTTGTTTTCCATGCACCACGGGTAAAATCCGGAACGTCAATTGGTTTGGAACCGTTTGCAATTGACCACTCACTTAATGGAGTAATACAACTCCATGCTGCTGCATCATAAACATCCATATCCATTGGTAATCCGTTTCGTAAACAGTCGATTAAACGCCAATCCATTAAAAAGTCCATTCCTCCATGACCTCCAACTTGTTTTGCCATGGCACCAATTCTACTTACAATCTCGGGCGTGTATTTTTCTTGTAACTCCTTCATTTTAGCATCATCCGCTATATTATGACCAAATGCGATGTGTTGCAGTGGCCATTTTTGTGCGAAACACTTTGTACCGCTCAACATATGAATACGCGAGTACGGGCGCGGAGAACTAATATCATGCTGAATCATTATTGTACGCCCCTTCACGGTACGTATCATTTGCAGATCCATATTGCCACGCATTTCTACACCTACAAACTGCTGTAAATCCGGACGGTCAGGCGCTAATTCCTTAATTCGGTTTTTTAAAGTAAAGTCGTCAGACATCATTGCAGTTAGGTAATCCAAACGGTCTCCCCTGTTAATATCCATTGCCTGACAAATTGGGCCTAAACCATGTGTTGGGTATACATTTGCTTTACGTGTGTTTTCGTGCAAACGCCATAATTTATCGTAAGCGCCATCGCCACGTGGCTTATCGTCTTGTGGTTTATTAAAGTGCCAGTAATCTAAATCATGAATGTAAGCACCTTCACCATGTACCAGGTCACCAAATACACCCTGACGAGCCATGTTTAAGGTTAACAGTTCAAAGAAATCGTAACAACAATTTTCAAGGATTACACAGTGCTTTTTGGTTTGTTCCGAAACCTCA
It includes:
- a CDS encoding FecR family protein is translated as MTNTNKNIEHLLAKSVFEELSKDEKSQLNKWIAESEENAKDYEAYQQLWKKSEELVVGDVIDVEDSLLKTKKRISFSDSKKRWLIIARQVAAVLLVSITISGLYTYFSVPEKEHVVYQDISTAYGTQTEFELADGTKVWLNSGSRIHYPNSFNNMEERRIELVGEAFFEVTKNAEKPFVVQTSALDVKVLGTAFNVSAYENAPDLTVALKEGKVSLLKANSGDDNALVSLTPNEVAVYNNKEKDIVIHKERSLNKYNAWKDGRIVFFEDGIETVVQKLENWYNVDVEIADEELNELIFTATFINESLEQVLNLLSISSPIDYSIIQASKNKNGIYSKRKIIIKERNNR
- a CDS encoding RagB/SusD family nutrient uptake outer membrane protein, whose product is MIKRLFIYLLIVFGVTSCNLNYQPYDGIPESELKDDIIGLNGATVGNYNYLKDAYYQRNFHFFGEYGGDNVSLSGTTSDHLFYCYNYQHFPAMNSTTFFWEKAYQLIVGCNKVILSIDNDASEELKQLKGENLFLRAQTLFHLTNTFGRPYYQNPETNLGIPIKFDDEVVNVPNRGTVQKVYEQIIADLLLAEELMGIERSNVYASKEVAQALLSRVYLYMSGTPENPNLIYAQKAKDYANKVIESDRYRLLGTEAFKTYFRKLPEQNTETIFAVKHTVDVDDRGWESIGSMYNHIESQGWGEMYASKPYRELLDQHPEDARHAFIEPQYESDGFTLKERNGYPIYYINKFSMQEERPTLSSPVYLRLAEMYLNRAEANAKLGLNEEAISDVNLIRKRAGLTGDALYSPTDLKGRESVFTVVLEERRLELAFEAQRKWDIFRNGLTLDRNYPGTHEQGDALLSVPPEHPRVVFYIPESQILVQDNLIQNP
- a CDS encoding Gfo/Idh/MocA family protein, whose product is MSTNRRTFLKNIGLGAGVVASTPLMASGSVTEKEKFKSIRKTAEHTPAMNFNMCGYAAPKLDKVRIGFVGIGDRGIGAVDRMGFIDGVEVTALCDTRQAAIDGAQASLAKSGLPKAKEFTGSDTAFKALCESGLVDLVYIATPWEWHVPVALAAMRGGSHAAVEVSTAKTMDECWEMVEVSEQTKKHCVILENCCYDFFELLTLNMARQGVFGDLVHGEGAYIHDLDYWHFNKPQDDKPRGDGAYDKLWRLHENTRKANVYPTHGLGPICQAMDINRGDRLDYLTAMMSDDFTLKNRIKELAPDRPDLQQFVGVEMRGNMDLQMIRTVKGRTIMIQHDISSPRPYSRIHMLSGTKCFAQKWPLQHIAFGHNIADDAKMKELQEKYTPEIVSRIGAMAKQVGGHGGMDFLMDWRLIDCLRNGLPMDMDVYDAAAWSCITPLSEWSIANGSKPIDVPDFTRGAWKTNKPVELTLKGGGTTKVHNLNKANSEGQLNIE
- a CDS encoding SusC/RagA family TonB-linked outer membrane protein, which translates into the protein MKLVIFIASLLALSFLSTKVNSQNMRISLNLVDVTIQEALQVIEDQNQYYFLYNNNLMDVKRKVNLNIQNKSIDEVVALLFEGQPVDFIIQDQTVIIFPTDANAANSGKTTIKGKVIDKTGLPLPGVSVVISGTVLGTVTNNRGIFSIDAFRSPVILEFSFIGMEKQTVNYSGQENLIITMDESSRNIDEVIVVAYGTQTASTLTGSVQAINEEQLMTVTSPHLLNQIQGEVTGLLVSNLSGVPGEKPALRIRGEGSINYTNEPLWVVDGVIFGTDSPDINPNDIESVSVLKDAAAAALYGSRASNGIILIRTKTGKLNTSSFKLKTSTGISQVNHGNLNLMNGQELHDYVMSMDGEKLAGQFPPAGSEGVINGVDWQDIAFQNGIVHDYNLSYSGGQEKTMVYTSLGYFNEEGVARGHKWEKFSGRINLDYKASDKVKLLLKGEGIFQNNFNNENELVYGSYVLLPWDNPYFDDGTIKVGRTEIDGMKWYGRNQWNPLYARQYNYTKNRSTQYMTDLGVEYKLTNWLTFISNNRIKTYTSRFEALEDSRTPEGQADSGTLYNSYSYMRDLSTSNIFRFKTDYTDHSIFGIVAYEYSQSYSDGMNGEGKGIYPSLEILNGASEPKSIAGIKSKSAFLSILSNAQYVYKNKYMVQLSYRRDGSSRFGANQRFGDFYSLGTSWVITKENFMQSLGGINNLKLRLSYGSVGNANISDYVALGLYNMTVQYNGEPGGFPRRLPNPDLTWESNKNFNFGVDTRLFDRINLTLDAYNKKTENLLQDVPLPLVTGFYWYTDNVGSIQNRGVEFSWDAEIVKSSAFNWNASLNMSFNKNKVLKLNNGKDISMGNKIIREGWDINTWYLRKWAGVDASNGNPLWEKVTIAQDGSKIIEKTSNYSAATLQNVGTSSPRYFGGFMNTFIYKHFKLDANFNFVWGNKIYHQLRELLDNDGAYPTYNAMKLHEGWSRWEKPGDIATHPRPVLLGNKLSNKPSSRYLEDGSYLRLNYLSLSYSLTGSFIRKVGLNSAVLKLSGENIWTSTNFSGMDPEVGIEGYGGTLYPVTRKYIFGLEINF